From a region of the Streptomyces sp. B21-083 genome:
- a CDS encoding type II toxin-antitoxin system RelE/ParE family toxin, translating into MVVVAQWEVVLVGEVAEWFEALAEEDWDSSEQVEDAIDMLAATGPTLGRPLVDRIKGAENHHLKELRPGSSGSSEIRILFAFDPVRRAVLLVAGDKAGNWQRWYDINIPLAEERYQAHLADLETREYE; encoded by the coding sequence ATTGTTGTCGTGGCTCAATGGGAAGTGGTTCTCGTCGGGGAGGTCGCGGAGTGGTTCGAGGCGCTGGCTGAAGAGGACTGGGACAGCTCTGAACAGGTGGAAGACGCCATCGACATGTTGGCGGCAACGGGCCCGACGCTCGGCCGTCCGCTGGTCGATCGGATCAAGGGTGCTGAGAACCATCACCTGAAGGAGTTGAGGCCGGGATCATCCGGGAGCAGCGAGATCCGCATCCTCTTCGCCTTCGATCCGGTGCGCAGGGCAGTACTGCTTGTGGCTGGCGACAAAGCTGGAAACTGGCAGCGCTGGTACGACATCAACATTCCGCTTGCTGAGGAGCGGTACCAGGCACATCTGGCTGATCTTGAGACCAGGGAGTACGAATGA
- a CDS encoding XRE family transcriptional regulator, with the protein MSTVSWEQTKRKARERREAAGLPVRSAQEKQAAMNRLTAEVRAHKLAEVRCEQALTQRQVATSMGVSAPRVSAIEHGEVDRAEVATLRAYVEALGGRLRVVADFGDAEYTVA; encoded by the coding sequence ATGAGCACCGTGAGCTGGGAGCAGACGAAGCGCAAGGCGCGCGAGCGGCGTGAGGCCGCCGGGTTGCCCGTGCGGTCGGCTCAGGAGAAGCAAGCGGCCATGAACCGACTGACTGCGGAGGTGCGCGCTCACAAACTCGCGGAGGTCAGGTGCGAGCAGGCGCTGACGCAGCGCCAAGTCGCCACATCTATGGGGGTCTCTGCGCCTCGGGTTTCCGCGATCGAGCATGGTGAGGTGGATCGTGCGGAGGTCGCCACCCTACGAGCCTATGTGGAAGCGCTCGGCGGTCGACTGCGGGTAGTCGCAGACTTCGGGGATGCCGAGTACACCGTCGCCTGA